A single window of Salvia splendens isolate huo1 chromosome 8, SspV2, whole genome shotgun sequence DNA harbors:
- the LOC121743658 gene encoding G2/mitotic-specific cyclin S13-7-like — MASRVVVAPEQPIVGGGKQKNPQPEVRNRRVLRDIGNLVPAPVAEGKPQNQISRPITRRFGAQLLANGQVQDKNNCKKQQPENPNILVAKNGAVIAKKSAKSLTAILTARSKAASGVTKKLKNLIDIDAVDADNELAAVEYVEDMYNFYKQTEQDGRVHDYIDSQPEVNSKMRGILVDWLIEVHKKFELVPESLYLTINIVDRFLAVKTVPRRELQLVGMSSMLIACKYEEIWAPEVSDFIAISDNAYVREQVLFMEKAILGKLEWYLTVPTAYVFLVRYIKASVPSDKEMENMVFFYAELGLMSYATIIEHSPSKIAASAVYAARCALNRSPLWTETLQHHTGYSEGHLMECAKMLVSFHFGAAGNKLKAVYRKYTNPERGAVALIPPACALIPVPF, encoded by the exons ATGGCTTCAAGAGTTGTCGTTGCTCCTGAGCAACCCATCG TTGGAGGAGGGAAGCAGAAGAATCCTCAGCCAGAAGTGAGGAATCGGAGGGTTTTGAGAGACATCGGAAACTTGGTTCCGGCACCAGTAGCTGAAGGCAAGCCGCAGAATCAGATCAGTCGTCCTATAACAAGGAGATTTGGTGCTCAGCTATTGGCAAATGGTCAAGTTCAAGACAAGAACAACTGCAAG AAACAGCAGCCTGAAAACCCCAACATTCTAGTGGCAAAAAATGGTGCAGTGATAGCCAAGAAATCTGCTAAAAGTCTCACTGCAATCCTCACTGCTCGAAGCAAA GCTGCTTCTGGTGTGACTAAGAAGCTGAAGAATCTGATAGACATCGATGCAGTTGATGCCGATAACGAATTGGCAGCAGTGGAGTATGTTGAGGATATGTACAATTTCTATAAGCAAACAGAG CAAGATGGCAGAGTTCATGATTACATTGACTCACAGCCAGAGGTGAACTCTAAAATGAGAGGCATTCTGGTCGATTGGTTGATTGAAGTTCACAAAAAGTTTGAACTGGTGCCTGAGAGCCTCTACCTAACCATCAACATAGTGGACCGGTTTCTTGCAGTGAAGACTGTCCCGAGAAGGGAGCTTCAGTTGGTGGGCATGAGCTCGATGCTGATTGCTTGCAAGTACGAGGAGATATGGGCACCGGAGGTGAGCGACTTCATAGCCATATCGGATAATGCTTATGTGAGGGAGCAAGTGCTTTTCATGGAGAAGGCTATTCTTGGGAAGCTGGAGTGGTACCTGACTGTTCCAACAGCTTACGTGTTTCTGGTTCGATACATCAAAGCATCTGTCCCATCTGATAAGGAG ATGGAGAACATGGTGTTCTTCTATGCTGAACTTGGCTTGATGAGCTACGCGACGATCATAGAGCACAGTCCTTCGAAGATTGCAGCTTCTGCTGTATATGCTGCACGCTGTGCACTTAACAGAAGCCCCTTGTGGACTGAGACACTCCAGCATCACACTGGCTACTCTGAGGGTCACTTGAT ggagtgcgcgaaGATGCTGGTCAGTTTCCACTTCGGAGCAGCAGGGAACAAGCTCAAGGCTGTGTATCGAAAATACACAAATCCAGAGAGAGGAGCTGTTGCACTCATTCCTCCTGCCTGTGCTCTCATTCCAGTTCCATTTTGA